The following proteins come from a genomic window of bacterium:
- a CDS encoding glycosyl hydrolase-related protein, which translates to MKASALSTAAMLAAAALFSMTAPSVSLRAAEPAPLGEMTVHVIPQAHIDLAWWWRYWPHTVKVVVTHTLETAFDNMDKYPDYTFAFLQAPAIEPLEELYPGLFYKLHYYQHVTSELGERIWNPQAQGDGRLEIASTAWDEFDGCLPCGESVVRQLMYGKRYFKDHFGVDVKTVWCVDAWTHPWTYPQIFKKCGIENYFFTRGGIPNDEKMFWWEGPDGSRVLTVRMRYPDGILPSRQELDSQLTELWERYGVRDLITLIGVGNHGGGALRADVEKMKAVMQERETGVGAKPAAVKFSKPSSFEKALKERPGRYPVFAGEITPTIRGAYTTAGEIKTGNRRSECLLLSQEKFSALAWKMGALEHYPQGDIFDSWKKVMLNQFHDTISGTDIPPAQADALQLYREVLTGGQEHLERALGAIAAQVDTRGEGVPLLVFNPLAWRRSGPVEMSLELDAPVGSLRLNGPKGEDVPVQITARQDREGAHRVSFVFLAREVPSLGYSLYRAFPDEAGAQSEAVELKATPQTLENSFLRLSLNPATGNLKSVYDKAAGREVLSGGEGNRIQIIQDFGDSEGFLDNRDLDHEHLHAWDGPSWDTEPDPEIKLIESGPVRAVLRVKQKYGLARLTQDIILYAGSAQADFRLVLDWEGRNKMVKVAFPLNVKTGEAAYEIPYGTITRANLGQEQAAQQWADLSADGYGASLVNDNRYGYDIRGGVVRLSVLRSPDHPSFVTDEAGVHAVGYALYPHRGDWREAGTVKRGYELNNPLLCRAESVHFGELPATQSFLSLEPENVVLTVLKKAEDSDDLVLRLYESAGKACTARLSLARPFDAVYRTDLLENSLEALPHDSHSFEAKVGAWSIESFRLLNDPQ; encoded by the coding sequence ATGAAAGCCAGCGCTCTCAGCACCGCCGCGATGCTCGCTGCCGCGGCCCTGTTTTCCATGACCGCGCCGTCTGTGAGCCTGCGGGCCGCGGAACCCGCACCGTTAGGGGAAATGACTGTCCACGTGATCCCGCAGGCCCATATCGACCTGGCCTGGTGGTGGCGCTACTGGCCGCACACGGTCAAGGTGGTGGTCACGCACACGCTCGAGACCGCGTTCGACAACATGGACAAGTACCCGGACTACACATTCGCTTTCCTGCAGGCGCCGGCCATCGAGCCGCTGGAGGAGCTGTACCCCGGACTGTTCTACAAGCTGCACTACTATCAGCACGTGACCAGCGAGCTGGGCGAGCGGATCTGGAACCCCCAGGCGCAGGGGGACGGCCGCCTGGAGATAGCCAGCACCGCCTGGGACGAGTTCGACGGCTGCCTGCCCTGCGGCGAGTCGGTGGTGCGCCAACTGATGTACGGCAAGCGCTATTTCAAGGACCATTTCGGGGTGGACGTGAAAACGGTCTGGTGCGTGGATGCCTGGACCCACCCCTGGACCTACCCTCAGATTTTCAAGAAATGCGGTATCGAAAATTATTTCTTCACCCGCGGCGGCATCCCGAACGATGAAAAGATGTTCTGGTGGGAGGGCCCGGACGGCTCGCGGGTGCTGACCGTTCGCATGCGCTATCCGGACGGTATCCTGCCCTCGCGCCAGGAGCTGGACAGCCAGCTCACCGAGCTGTGGGAGCGCTACGGGGTGCGCGACCTGATCACCCTGATCGGGGTGGGCAACCACGGCGGCGGCGCCCTGCGGGCGGATGTGGAGAAGATGAAAGCGGTCATGCAGGAGCGGGAAACGGGCGTTGGCGCTAAGCCGGCCGCGGTGAAATTCAGCAAGCCTTCGTCTTTCGAAAAGGCCCTGAAAGAGCGCCCGGGGCGCTATCCGGTGTTCGCGGGCGAGATCACCCCCACGATCCGCGGGGCCTACACCACCGCGGGCGAGATCAAGACCGGCAACCGCCGCAGCGAGTGCCTCCTTCTGTCTCAGGAAAAATTCTCCGCCCTGGCCTGGAAAATGGGGGCCCTCGAGCATTACCCCCAGGGTGACATTTTCGATTCCTGGAAGAAGGTGATGCTCAACCAGTTCCACGACACGATCAGCGGCACCGACATCCCGCCGGCCCAGGCGGATGCCCTTCAGCTCTACCGCGAGGTGCTCACTGGGGGCCAGGAGCACCTGGAGCGCGCCCTGGGAGCCATTGCCGCGCAGGTGGACACCCGCGGCGAGGGAGTGCCCCTGCTGGTGTTCAACCCGCTGGCCTGGCGGCGCAGCGGGCCGGTGGAGATGAGCCTCGAGCTGGACGCGCCGGTCGGGTCCCTGCGCCTGAACGGACCGAAAGGAGAGGATGTCCCGGTCCAGATCACCGCGCGGCAGGACCGGGAGGGCGCCCACCGGGTGAGTTTCGTGTTCCTGGCCCGGGAGGTCCCCTCGCTGGGCTACAGCCTGTACCGGGCGTTCCCGGATGAGGCCGGGGCGCAGTCCGAGGCGGTGGAGCTCAAAGCCACGCCCCAGACTCTGGAGAACAGTTTCCTGCGCCTGAGCCTCAACCCGGCCACCGGCAACCTGAAAAGCGTCTACGACAAGGCCGCCGGCCGCGAGGTCCTCTCGGGCGGAGAGGGCAACCGGATCCAGATCATACAGGATTTCGGCGACTCCGAGGGTTTTCTGGACAACCGGGACCTCGACCACGAGCACCTTCACGCCTGGGACGGCCCGTCATGGGACACCGAGCCGGACCCGGAAATCAAGCTGATCGAGAGCGGCCCGGTGCGCGCCGTGCTGAGGGTGAAACAGAAATACGGCCTGGCCCGTCTGACCCAGGACATAATCCTCTACGCCGGGAGCGCTCAGGCCGATTTCAGGCTTGTCCTGGACTGGGAGGGCCGCAATAAGATGGTCAAGGTGGCGTTCCCGCTGAACGTGAAAACCGGCGAGGCCGCCTACGAGATCCCCTACGGCACGATCACCCGGGCCAACCTGGGTCAGGAGCAGGCCGCCCAGCAGTGGGCCGACCTGTCGGCGGACGGCTACGGCGCGAGCCTGGTCAACGACAACCGCTACGGCTACGACATCCGGGGCGGCGTGGTCCGCCTGAGCGTGCTGCGCAGCCCGGACCACCCCTCGTTCGTGACCGATGAGGCCGGAGTGCACGCGGTGGGCTACGCCCTTTACCCGCACCGCGGCGACTGGAGAGAGGCCGGCACAGTGAAACGGGGCTACGAACTCAACAACCCCCTGCTCTGCCGGGCCGAGAGCGTGCACTTCGGCGAGCTGCCCGCGACGCAGTCGTTCCTCAGCCTGGAGCCGGAGAATGTCGTATTGACCGTGCTGAAAAAGGCCGAGGACTCGGACGACCTGGTGCTGCGGCTCTACGAGAGCGCCGGTAAAGCCTGCACGGCCCGCCTGAGCCTGGCCCGCCCGTTCGATGCGGTCTACCGGACCGACCTGCTGGAGAACAGCCTCGAGGCCCTGCCGCACGATAGCCACAGTTTTGAGGCCAAGGTGGGGGCCTGGTCGATCGAGAGTTTCCGCCTGCTCAACGACCCGCAGTAG
- a CDS encoding Gfo/Idh/MocA family oxidoreductase gives MSRQPDRRTFLKSAAAASAAFTILRPEIVFGTAANSSVGLGVIGCGNRGTNVGSGLVTNAGARVTALADLMRDKLADGQKNFNQANRGKGYAEISPKNLFSGSEAYLRLIECKDVDAVLVTTPAVFHPLHMEAAVEAGKHTYCEKPVGVDVKGVNRFLRAADRANGRCSLAVGFQIRHATPYVELRQKINEGLIGDIVSVQAYYFSGEPELDWRADRSWDENRLRCWFWFRDLSGDILVEQGIHVVDICNWILGQHPVAASGVGGRAGRDDKGDAWSHYQVNFEYPCGAHVNFHSTQLDPAYGDVAEKFFGTKGIAEAHYSGGVFIKGAQEWDSGASRGGATESAQDKAAGRFTSALEDADPNKQKAFIGSITSGKLINEGQAGADTAMSAILGRTAAYWGRRVTWDEVAASDDCFEPALDLRQFDK, from the coding sequence ATGTCCAGGCAGCCCGACCGCAGAACATTCCTCAAATCCGCCGCCGCGGCCTCGGCCGCTTTCACCATCCTGCGGCCTGAGATCGTTTTCGGCACCGCGGCCAACTCCAGCGTGGGGCTGGGGGTTATCGGCTGCGGCAACCGCGGGACCAACGTGGGCAGCGGCCTGGTGACCAACGCCGGGGCGCGCGTGACCGCCCTGGCCGACCTTATGCGCGACAAGCTGGCCGACGGGCAGAAGAATTTCAACCAGGCCAACCGCGGGAAAGGCTACGCCGAGATTTCGCCCAAGAACCTGTTTTCCGGCTCCGAGGCCTATCTGCGCCTGATCGAGTGCAAGGACGTGGACGCCGTGCTGGTGACCACCCCGGCCGTGTTCCACCCCCTGCACATGGAGGCCGCGGTGGAGGCGGGCAAGCACACCTACTGCGAAAAGCCGGTGGGTGTGGATGTCAAGGGCGTGAACCGTTTCCTGCGCGCCGCCGACCGCGCCAACGGGCGCTGCTCCCTGGCCGTGGGTTTCCAGATCCGTCACGCCACGCCATATGTCGAGCTGCGGCAGAAAATCAACGAGGGCCTGATCGGCGATATCGTGAGCGTGCAGGCCTACTATTTCTCGGGCGAGCCGGAGCTCGACTGGCGCGCCGACCGCTCCTGGGATGAGAACCGTCTGCGCTGCTGGTTCTGGTTCCGCGACCTGTCGGGCGATATCCTGGTCGAGCAGGGCATCCACGTGGTCGATATCTGCAACTGGATCCTGGGCCAGCACCCGGTGGCGGCCAGCGGAGTGGGCGGCCGCGCGGGCCGTGACGACAAGGGCGATGCCTGGAGCCACTATCAGGTGAATTTCGAGTATCCCTGCGGGGCGCACGTGAATTTCCACTCGACCCAGCTCGATCCGGCCTATGGCGATGTGGCCGAGAAATTCTTCGGCACCAAGGGTATCGCCGAGGCGCACTACAGCGGCGGGGTGTTCATCAAAGGGGCCCAGGAATGGGACAGCGGGGCCAGCCGGGGCGGCGCCACCGAGAGCGCGCAGGATAAGGCCGCCGGGCGGTTCACCTCGGCCCTGGAGGATGCCGACCCCAACAAGCAGAAAGCTTTCATCGGCAGTATCACCAGCGGCAAGCTGATCAACGAGGGCCAGGCCGGCGCCGACACGGCCATGTCGGCCATTCTCGGCCGCACCGCGGCCTACTGGGGTCGCAGGGTTACCTGGGACGAGGTGGCGGCCTCGGATGACTGTTTCGAGCCGGCCCTCGACCTGCGCCAGTTCGACAAGTAA